The genomic interval GCGGGGGCAGACACCCTGGCGGCAGCAGGATCATGTCGACCGCGACGACAGTCCGAATACGGCGACGCGGCGACGCGGCGACGCGGCGACGCAGCAGGCGGCGCGGCGGGGAGGACGGTTCCCGACGCGGCGATACCGTCATGAGGTGACAGGAATCAATGCCGACCGGCGGTGGTCCGAGTCCATGCCGGGCGCCTATGAGCAGTACCTCGTGCCGGTGATCTTCCGGCCCTTCGCCGAGGACCTGGCCGCCCGGGCCGCCGCACTCAACCCTGGGCGAGTCCTTGAACTAGCCGCGGGTACGGGCGTGTTGACGTCGCGCCTGCTCACAGCGGCACCCTCGGTCGAGGTGACGGCCACGGACCTGAACGAGGCCATGGTCGTTCTCGGGTCGACCCGGGCACCGGGTGCGGTGTGGCGGCAGGCGGACGCGCAGCAGCTGCCGTTCCCGGACGGAGGCTTCGACCTGGTGGTCTGCCAGTTCGGCGTGATGTTCTTTCCCGACCGCGTCGAGGCCTTCAGCGAGATCAACCGGGTGCTGGCGTCGGGAGGCCGGTTCCTGTTCAACACCTGGGCCCCGCTCGAGACGCACGCTTTCGAAGTCGCACTGCAAGCCGGGCTGGAACGGGCCTTTCCCGTCGACCCGCCGCGGTTCTTCCCGACGGTTCCGCACGGTTATTCCGACCCCGCTGTCGTGGCCGCTGATCTGGCGGCCGCCGGGTTCGCTGTCGAGGACGAGCAGGAGGTGACGCTTCAGGGCCGGGCCGTGTCGACCGCCGACCTTGCCACGGGGTACCTCACCGGGACACCGGTGCGCGCGGCCGTTGAGGAGCGCGGCGACGGACCGGCCGTCCGGGCCACCGTCATCGAGGAGATGACGGCCCGTCTGGGCCCTGGGCCGGTCACCGCCCCGATGACGGCGTACGTCTTCCTCGCTGCGGCCTGAAGGTCGGACGGGCCGGCGCCCAATCCCCCATTGCCATCAACTCGTCCGCACAGCAAGGGATGTTGGTGGTGGCAGCGAGGCGTACGCCTACACGGTTTCCGGGCTGCCGTTCAGTCGTCCCGGGCTTGAACTCATTCCGGCACCTCGGCACAGTTTGCGGACGTGCATCGCAATCTGCGCACCGCACTCACCGAGACCGTCGCGGTACCGGGCCAGCATCTCCATCTCCCGGGTGAACACAGCGCGGCCCGCCGACTCGGTACGGATCTTCTGCAGCCCCAGCATCCGGTCAGTCGGCGTGAGCTTGGCTTTGCGTCTGCGACGGGCCACCAGTCGGTCGTGACCGCCCCGCGTGCGGAGCACCGGCTCGTGCGGGACGCCCAGCACCAGTGTGGGCGCGTCGATGATCTCGCTCAGTTGCTGGCTGGGCGCCCCGATCAACTCGGGGTGCGGGCGAGGGGTCTGTCCGCCACGCAACGGCCAGACTTATTCCAGGTTTATCTTTCCCGTCCGTGCGCATCCGGGTGGGGAAGGTATTTCTCAACGAGGAGGAAACGTGGGCATCATCGCCTGGATTCTGATCGGCCTGCTGGCCGGCGCCATCGCCAAGCTTCTGCTGCCCGGCAAGGACCCGGGTGGCATCATCATCACCATGCTGATCGGCATCGTTGGCGGCCTGCTCGGCGGCTGGCTCGGCAAGGTGATCTTCGGTGTCGACTCGATCGACGGTTTCTTCGA from Streptomyces sp. CC0208 carries:
- a CDS encoding GlsB/YeaQ/YmgE family stress response membrane protein, which translates into the protein MGIIAWILIGLLAGAIAKLLLPGKDPGGIIITMLIGIVGGLLGGWLGKVIFGVDSIDGFFDLSTWIAAIVGSLILLVLYRVVTGNRRSHRHA
- a CDS encoding class I SAM-dependent methyltransferase, encoding MPGAYEQYLVPVIFRPFAEDLAARAAALNPGRVLELAAGTGVLTSRLLTAAPSVEVTATDLNEAMVVLGSTRAPGAVWRQADAQQLPFPDGGFDLVVCQFGVMFFPDRVEAFSEINRVLASGGRFLFNTWAPLETHAFEVALQAGLERAFPVDPPRFFPTVPHGYSDPAVVAADLAAAGFAVEDEQEVTLQGRAVSTADLATGYLTGTPVRAAVEERGDGPAVRATVIEEMTARLGPGPVTAPMTAYVFLAAA